Proteins encoded together in one Anaerotignum propionicum DSM 1682 window:
- the porA gene encoding pyruvate ferredoxin oxidoreductase, whose amino-acid sequence MAKQFLSGNEAFAYGIRLARPQVISAYPITPQTIVVEKLSEMVEDNSLRAEFIHVESEHSALSCAIGASAVGARAFTATSSQGLLYMAECLTYAAGGRFPIVMMNANRSTALPWNIYGDQRDSLSLLDCGWIQAYAENAQESLDLALMSYYIAEHKAVSTPFMANLDGFVLTHTYEVVEVPEAEEADLFLQPYKTENKLDLSNPRNLAFSVGPDHNTAFKYKEHLGILRAKDAISEAEDKFSKIFGREYTGLIETYQTEDAEYIIITLGSIAGLVRETVDQLREKGEKVGLLRIRYMRPFPNEEIATAVKNAKAIGVLEKDISFGNEGTVFTNVNSALQKAGLSVPSSNFIGGLGGRNISAQEIEDIFDALRLEKSTISFLGMGGNQP is encoded by the coding sequence ATGGCTAAACAATTTTTATCGGGTAACGAGGCATTTGCCTATGGCATTCGTCTGGCTCGCCCACAGGTTATTTCCGCATATCCCATTACGCCCCAAACCATTGTGGTGGAAAAATTATCAGAGATGGTGGAGGACAACAGCTTACGAGCAGAATTTATTCATGTGGAATCAGAACATTCCGCACTTTCTTGTGCCATTGGGGCTTCGGCGGTGGGGGCACGTGCCTTTACGGCTACTTCTTCCCAAGGACTATTATACATGGCGGAGTGTCTAACCTATGCCGCCGGCGGACGGTTTCCTATTGTTATGATGAATGCTAACCGCTCCACAGCATTACCTTGGAATATCTACGGAGACCAAAGGGATTCCCTTTCCCTTCTAGATTGCGGTTGGATTCAGGCATATGCAGAAAATGCTCAGGAAAGCTTGGATTTGGCATTGATGAGCTATTACATTGCGGAACATAAGGCAGTTTCTACTCCTTTTATGGCAAATTTAGACGGATTTGTATTAACCCACACTTATGAGGTGGTGGAGGTTCCTGAGGCTGAGGAAGCAGATTTATTTCTGCAACCATATAAAACAGAAAATAAATTGGATTTATCCAATCCCAGAAATTTGGCTTTTTCTGTAGGCCCAGACCATAATACAGCGTTCAAATATAAAGAGCATTTGGGAATTTTACGAGCAAAAGACGCAATTTCAGAAGCAGAAGATAAATTTTCAAAGATTTTTGGTAGAGAATACACGGGTTTGATAGAGACCTATCAGACAGAGGATGCGGAGTATATCATTATCACATTGGGAAGTATCGCAGGCTTAGTAAGAGAAACTGTGGATCAGCTTCGTGAAAAGGGGGAAAAGGTAGGGCTGTTGCGGATACGCTATATGCGCCCATTTCCCAATGAGGAAATTGCTACTGCTGTTAAGAATGCAAAAGCAATTGGGGTTTTAGAAAAGGATATTTCCTTTGGAAATGAAGGCACGGTATTTACTAACGTTAATTCTGCATTACAAAAAGCCGGATTATCAGTTCCTTCTTCCAATTTTATTGGAGGGCTTGGAGGAAGAAATATTTCAGCCCAAGAGATTGAAGATATTTTTGATGCATTACGATTGGAAAAGAGCACTATAAGCTTTTTAGGAATGGGAGGTAACCAACCATGA
- a CDS encoding alpha/beta hydrolase family protein, with translation MKSLINYGEIHYGDVPNRPNQIGIIIPGPRGKLLATLYTPGGKGPHPLVLLFHGIPGNEQNLDVAQALRREGLHVLTFHYSGSWGSDGEYSLKNNLEDAETVLDFMLKDKFYSIDKSRIYAIGHSLGGFVCGQLSAKRKEIAACALLMPCDIGRFFRIKEEDGAASESLYQILEESTLWLRGAKVELFLEEIKQNRSIFPLETLAWQLAKKPVLCVEALLDTQTPPKHHCHPLEKGILSTGGTQLRVHALQTDHCAADYRLELIRIVTDYFWEVSSEKELSLSQ, from the coding sequence ATGAAATCCTTAATCAATTATGGTGAAATTCATTATGGCGATGTGCCAAACCGTCCCAATCAAATAGGCATTATCATTCCCGGCCCTCGGGGTAAGCTTTTGGCTACATTATATACCCCGGGAGGCAAGGGACCCCACCCACTGGTTCTTTTATTCCATGGAATACCAGGAAATGAGCAAAATTTAGATGTAGCGCAAGCTCTTCGCCGAGAAGGCTTGCATGTACTAACCTTTCATTACAGTGGAAGTTGGGGCAGTGATGGAGAATACTCTCTGAAAAACAATTTGGAGGATGCAGAAACGGTATTGGATTTTATGTTGAAAGATAAATTCTACAGTATAGATAAAAGCCGTATATATGCCATTGGTCATAGCTTAGGTGGTTTTGTCTGCGGACAGTTAAGTGCAAAGCGAAAGGAGATTGCCGCTTGTGCTTTGCTAATGCCTTGTGATATCGGAAGGTTTTTCCGAATCAAAGAGGAGGATGGGGCGGCAAGTGAAAGTTTATATCAAATTTTAGAAGAAAGTACTTTGTGGCTGCGTGGTGCAAAAGTGGAGCTTTTCTTAGAAGAAATAAAACAGAATCGTTCTATTTTCCCTTTGGAAACGCTGGCGTGGCAGTTGGCAAAGAAGCCTGTTTTATGCGTGGAAGCCTTATTGGATACACAAACGCCACCCAAGCACCATTGCCATCCTTTAGAAAAAGGAATTCTTTCAACAGGAGGCACACAGTTAAGGGTGCACGCATTACAGACGGACCATTGTGCGGCTGATTATCGTTTGGAACTGATTCGCATTGTAACGGATTACTTTTGGGAAGTTTCTTCTGAAAAAGAGCTTAGCCTATCTCAATAA
- a CDS encoding pyridoxal phosphate-dependent aminotransferase, whose amino-acid sequence MPQLSKRTETFTDSVIRRMTRVSMKYNAVNLSQGFPDFDPPKEILARLAQVSNEDFHQYSITWGAQNFREALAVKQSRLMGRNIDPNGEIVVTCGSTEAMMVAMMTVANPGDKVIVFSPFYENYGADTILCGAEPIYVPLYPPEFNFNPDELEAAFKQKPKALILCNPSNPCGKVFTYNELKIIADFAEKYDAFVITDEVYEHIIYEPFKHVYFASLPRMWERTISCSSLSKTYSITGWRLGYIIAPPEIIDVAKKVHDFLTVGAAAPLQEAAVTGLKFGDEYYEKLRGVYTAKKNLFMKGLDDLGIIHTNPQGAYYVLLDISEFGFESDLEFCEVLAEKVGIGAVPGSSFFRENVNHLVRLHFAKKEDTLNEALNRLADFRKKIAPKKQLLKL is encoded by the coding sequence ATGCCGCAACTTTCAAAAAGAACGGAAACCTTTACTGATTCTGTGATTAGAAGAATGACAAGGGTTTCAATGAAATATAATGCTGTAAATTTGTCTCAGGGCTTTCCTGATTTTGATCCTCCAAAGGAAATTCTTGCCCGTTTAGCACAGGTTTCCAATGAGGATTTTCACCAATATTCCATTACATGGGGGGCGCAGAATTTTAGAGAAGCTTTGGCTGTGAAACAGTCACGATTAATGGGGCGAAATATTGATCCAAATGGAGAAATTGTCGTTACCTGCGGCAGTACGGAGGCCATGATGGTTGCCATGATGACCGTGGCAAACCCAGGGGATAAAGTAATCGTGTTTTCGCCTTTTTACGAAAATTATGGTGCAGATACGATTCTTTGTGGCGCAGAGCCTATTTATGTACCTCTATATCCCCCTGAATTTAACTTTAACCCTGATGAATTGGAAGCAGCTTTCAAACAAAAGCCAAAAGCGCTCATTCTTTGCAATCCATCTAACCCTTGTGGTAAGGTGTTCACCTATAATGAGCTAAAAATCATTGCCGATTTTGCGGAGAAGTATGATGCCTTTGTCATTACCGATGAGGTATATGAACATATTATTTACGAACCATTCAAGCATGTTTATTTTGCATCGTTGCCAAGAATGTGGGAGCGCACCATCTCTTGCAGTTCATTATCAAAAACCTATTCTATTACGGGCTGGCGCTTAGGTTATATCATTGCACCCCCTGAGATTATCGATGTGGCAAAAAAGGTACACGATTTTCTAACGGTAGGCGCAGCAGCACCTTTGCAGGAAGCGGCAGTAACTGGATTAAAATTTGGCGATGAATATTATGAAAAGCTTCGAGGGGTCTATACGGCAAAGAAAAACTTGTTTATGAAGGGCTTGGATGATTTAGGTATTATCCATACCAATCCCCAAGGGGCATACTATGTTTTGCTTGATATTTCGGAGTTCGGGTTTGAGAGTGACTTAGAGTTTTGTGAGGTTTTGGCAGAAAAGGTGGGCATTGGGGCGGTTCCCGGCTCCAGCTTTTTTAGAGAGAATGTAAATCATTTGGTGCGTCTGCATTTTGCAAAAAAAGAAGATACATTGAATGAAGCTTTAAATAGATTAGCGGACTTCCGTAAAAAAATTGCACCCAAAAAGCAATTATTAAAATTGTAA
- a CDS encoding tRNA threonylcarbamoyladenosine dehydratase encodes MLNQFSRTQLLIGEEGINRLSHARVAVFGIGGVGGYTVEALARSGVGTFDLVDDDKVCLTNLNRQIIATRSTVGQYKVDVAKQRILDINPDAVVNIYKTFYGPQTAGEFDFSSFDYVVDAIDTVSGKIELVMQANQAGVPIISCMGAGNKMDASAFQVADIYKTSVCPLARVMRHELKKRRVKKLKVVYSKELPITPIEDMAISCRTHCICPAGTVRKCTQRRQVPGSNAFVPAAAGLILAGEVVKDLSNYGGNL; translated from the coding sequence ATGCTGAACCAATTTTCAAGAACCCAATTGCTCATTGGAGAAGAAGGAATCAATCGTTTAAGTCATGCACGAGTAGCTGTATTTGGCATTGGCGGTGTTGGTGGTTATACCGTAGAGGCTCTTGCGAGAAGCGGCGTCGGTACCTTTGATTTGGTAGACGATGATAAGGTATGCCTAACCAATCTGAATCGTCAAATTATTGCAACACGCAGTACTGTTGGGCAATATAAGGTTGACGTAGCAAAGCAGAGGATTTTGGATATTAATCCCGATGCCGTTGTCAATATCTATAAAACATTTTATGGCCCACAGACCGCGGGAGAATTTGATTTTTCAAGTTTTGATTATGTTGTGGATGCCATTGATACAGTTAGCGGAAAAATTGAGCTGGTGATGCAGGCGAATCAGGCAGGGGTACCCATCATTAGCTGTATGGGAGCAGGAAATAAAATGGATGCTTCTGCTTTTCAGGTAGCTGATATTTATAAAACCTCCGTGTGTCCCTTGGCGCGAGTGATGCGCCATGAGCTGAAAAAACGCAGGGTTAAAAAACTGAAAGTAGTGTATTCCAAGGAGTTGCCTATTACCCCTATAGAGGACATGGCAATCAGCTGTCGCACCCATTGCATTTGTCCTGCGGGTACCGTAAGAAAGTGTACCCAACGGAGGCAAGTGCCGGGGAGTAACGCCTTTGTTCCTGCTGCTGCTGGATTAATCCTTGCCGGTGAAGTGGTGAAGGACTTATCAAATTATGGAGGAAACTTATGA
- the cysK gene encoding cysteine synthase A has product MSKIYTSADQLVGKTPLMELTHIEKEYALEAKILAKLEYFNPAGSVKDRIAKSMLDDAEQRGILKPDSVIIEPTSGNTGIGLAAIAVAKGYRIIIVMPETMSVERRQLMKAYGAELVLTDGAKGMKGAIAKAEELSQEIPNSFVPGQFVNPANPAVHEATTGPEIWEDTDGNVDIFVAGVGTGGTVTGVGSYLKGKNAEIKVVAVEPAASPVLSKGTPGVHKIQGIGAGFVPEVLNTEIYDEIIPVENEDAFATGKQIGRSEGVLVGISSGAALWAAIQLAKRPENKGKTIVALLPDTGERYLSTPMFVD; this is encoded by the coding sequence ATGAGTAAAATTTACACTTCTGCAGATCAATTAGTAGGAAAAACACCGTTAATGGAACTGACCCATATCGAAAAGGAATACGCACTGGAAGCAAAAATTCTTGCGAAATTAGAATACTTTAATCCCGCTGGTTCTGTAAAGGATAGAATTGCGAAAAGCATGTTGGACGATGCAGAGCAAAGAGGTATTTTAAAGCCGGATTCAGTAATTATTGAGCCTACCTCAGGAAACACAGGCATTGGTTTGGCGGCAATTGCTGTGGCAAAGGGTTATAGAATTATTATTGTAATGCCTGAAACTATGAGTGTAGAACGTCGTCAATTGATGAAAGCCTATGGAGCAGAGCTGGTTTTGACAGATGGGGCAAAAGGCATGAAGGGTGCCATTGCAAAGGCGGAGGAGTTATCTCAGGAAATCCCCAACAGTTTTGTTCCCGGGCAGTTTGTAAACCCTGCCAATCCAGCTGTTCATGAGGCTACAACAGGCCCCGAGATTTGGGAAGATACCGATGGAAATGTGGACATTTTTGTAGCAGGTGTTGGCACAGGCGGTACAGTCACAGGGGTAGGCTCCTATTTGAAAGGTAAGAATGCAGAGATTAAAGTGGTTGCCGTAGAGCCTGCCGCTTCTCCTGTTTTAAGCAAGGGTACCCCCGGGGTTCACAAAATTCAAGGGATTGGTGCTGGCTTTGTACCTGAAGTTCTGAATACAGAAATATATGATGAAATTATTCCGGTTGAAAACGAGGATGCCTTTGCAACAGGAAAGCAAATTGGTAGATCTGAGGGCGTTTTGGTTGGTATTTCCTCTGGAGCTGCTTTGTGGGCGGCGATTCAACTGGCAAAGCGTCCTGAAAATAAGGGCAAAACCATTGTTGCGTTATTACCTGATACAGGAGAGCGTTACCTTTCCACACCGATGTTTGTGGATTGA
- a CDS encoding RrF2 family transcriptional regulator, whose amino-acid sequence MMISTKGRYALRVMIDLAEHPGDYVPLKEIAERQEISEKYLEIILKSLVREKFLIGQRGKGGGYRLSKAPDAYTVGSILRLTEGSLAPVACLNEKSEQCTRVHDCRTLSMWQGLDKLISEYLDGITIADLMASYQPGDNYII is encoded by the coding sequence ATGATGATTTCAACAAAAGGAAGATATGCATTACGCGTTATGATAGACTTAGCAGAACATCCAGGAGATTACGTTCCTTTAAAGGAAATTGCGGAAAGGCAAGAAATCTCCGAGAAGTATTTAGAGATTATTCTAAAATCTTTGGTTCGTGAAAAATTCTTAATCGGTCAAAGAGGAAAAGGCGGTGGCTATCGCCTAAGTAAAGCCCCTGATGCTTACACAGTGGGCAGTATTCTGCGCTTGACAGAGGGAAGCCTGGCCCCAGTTGCCTGCTTAAATGAAAAATCTGAGCAGTGCACCCGTGTCCATGATTGCCGTACCCTTTCCATGTGGCAAGGGTTAGATAAGCTGATTTCCGAATATCTAGACGGAATTACCATCGCTGATTTAATGGCTTCTTATCAACCGGGAGATAACTATATTATCTAA
- a CDS encoding methionine ABC transporter permease: MNFNLQGALTTALLESLFMVGNSLIVSILLGGVIGLLLYVTTSKLFFRNKIVNEICGIIVNILRSIPFIILLVTLMPITKMIVGTNIGPKAVVVPLTVTAIAFYARLSQAAFAEVDNGVLEAASACGAHPIKIIFGILLPEARVGLINGITVTTISLIGYSAMAGTVGGGGIGDLAVRYGYQRYETDVMLLCVLILVIIVQGIQLFGDTIAKKANKRSGG; the protein is encoded by the coding sequence ATGAATTTTAATCTGCAAGGTGCCCTTACTACGGCACTATTGGAAAGCTTATTTATGGTAGGGAATTCCTTGATTGTATCCATTCTTCTGGGTGGCGTGATTGGATTACTTTTATATGTGACTACCTCAAAGCTTTTCTTTCGGAACAAAATAGTAAACGAAATCTGCGGAATCATTGTTAATATTCTTCGTTCAATTCCTTTTATTATTTTGTTGGTTACATTAATGCCCATTACAAAGATGATTGTGGGTACTAATATAGGCCCCAAGGCAGTGGTAGTTCCATTAACCGTTACCGCAATTGCATTTTACGCAAGGCTGTCACAAGCCGCTTTTGCGGAGGTGGATAACGGTGTTTTGGAGGCAGCCAGTGCCTGTGGCGCCCATCCCATAAAAATTATTTTTGGTATTCTTCTTCCTGAGGCTCGAGTGGGTCTAATAAATGGAATTACCGTAACAACCATCTCTCTCATTGGTTATTCTGCAATGGCAGGAACTGTTGGTGGTGGCGGAATTGGGGATCTGGCAGTTCGATATGGGTATCAAAGATATGAAACGGATGTGATGCTCCTTTGTGTACTGATTTTGGTCATCATTGTCCAGGGGATTCAGCTTTTTGGTGATACCATAGCAAAAAAAGCAAATAAAAGAAGTGGTGGCTAA
- a CDS encoding 4Fe-4S binding protein translates to MKPYLRDKVPTALSDIPDNTAYEAGFLVTKNAGWRNIRPVVDLEKCVGCLQCYLYCPDGVISREGNKVTLDYDFCKGCGICKKMCRFGAINMEVEK, encoded by the coding sequence ATGAAGCCCTATCTGAGAGATAAAGTTCCTACTGCACTTTCAGATATCCCTGATAACACCGCATATGAAGCGGGTTTTCTGGTTACAAAAAATGCAGGTTGGCGTAATATTCGGCCTGTGGTTGATTTGGAGAAATGCGTTGGATGCTTACAGTGTTATTTATACTGTCCCGACGGTGTGATTTCTAGGGAAGGAAATAAAGTTACGTTAGATTATGATTTTTGCAAAGGTTGCGGCATCTGTAAAAAGATGTGCCGTTTCGGGGCAATCAACATGGAGGTGGAAAAATAA
- the mnmA gene encoding tRNA 2-thiouridine(34) synthase MnmA, whose protein sequence is MMENKRALIAMSGGVDSSIAAYFMKKNGYYCEGTTMRLYRNEDIGRCDFRTCCSQKDIDDASEVAFQLDMPYEVLDFTMDFREKIIEKFIRIYENGGTPNPCIDCNRYMKFDKLLRFAQEKNLNYVVTGHYARIEQDEKTGRYLLKKALDNTKDQSYALYTMTQSQLAHTLFPLGSLRKKEVRALADELHFVNARKHDSQDICFVPDGDYTKFMEEYTGRHYPAGDFLDQKGNIVGKHTGAVRYTLGQRKGLGLAMGEPVYVCGKSMDKNTVTVGPESALYTKVLIADDMNWIAFEDLDKPMRFQGKTRYRQQEQWATVSPLENGQVRVEFDTPQRAITPGQALVLYDGDVVVGGGTISGVLPE, encoded by the coding sequence ATGATGGAAAATAAGCGTGCTTTGATTGCCATGAGCGGTGGTGTGGACAGCTCCATTGCCGCTTACTTTATGAAGAAAAATGGATATTATTGTGAGGGAACGACTATGCGCCTATACCGTAATGAAGATATTGGGCGATGTGATTTTCGTACATGCTGTTCACAGAAGGATATTGATGATGCCAGCGAGGTGGCTTTTCAGCTGGACATGCCCTATGAGGTTTTGGATTTTACCATGGATTTTCGAGAAAAAATCATAGAAAAGTTTATACGTATTTATGAAAATGGCGGAACGCCCAATCCATGTATTGACTGCAATCGTTATATGAAGTTTGATAAGCTTTTGAGATTCGCTCAAGAGAAGAACTTAAACTACGTTGTAACAGGGCATTATGCAAGGATTGAACAAGATGAAAAAACCGGGCGCTATCTATTGAAAAAAGCATTGGATAATACCAAGGATCAAAGCTATGCTCTTTATACAATGACCCAAAGTCAGCTGGCTCACACCCTGTTTCCCTTGGGAAGCTTACGGAAAAAAGAAGTGAGAGCGTTGGCAGACGAATTGCATTTTGTCAATGCCAGAAAGCATGATAGTCAGGATATTTGCTTCGTTCCTGATGGAGACTACACAAAATTTATGGAGGAATATACGGGCAGACATTACCCAGCCGGTGACTTTTTGGATCAAAAGGGAAATATCGTTGGAAAACATACCGGAGCAGTACGCTATACCTTAGGTCAGCGGAAGGGTTTGGGTTTGGCTATGGGAGAACCTGTTTATGTCTGCGGGAAGTCCATGGACAAAAATACGGTTACCGTGGGGCCTGAATCTGCCCTCTATACCAAAGTCTTAATCGCTGATGACATGAACTGGATTGCCTTTGAGGATTTAGACAAGCCTATGAGATTTCAGGGCAAAACCCGTTACCGCCAACAGGAACAATGGGCTACGGTTTCTCCTTTGGAAAATGGACAAGTGAGGGTGGAATTCGATACCCCTCAACGGGCAATTACGCCGGGACAAGCGTTGGTTTTATATGATGGTGATGTGGTAGTTGGCGGTGGAACAATTTCTGGAGTTCTACCCGAATAA
- a CDS encoding phenylacetate--CoA ligase family protein — translation MSEKKYWDEALETLPRAELEKRQLKDLKVIVQFAYENAPYYKRSFDEAGVKPEDIQTLADIQKLPFIDKTTQRDTQGVGSFLGELCAVPEEEVIFISTSSGSTGVPTMSPFTKKDFDEFQDAESRWFWQIGMRPKDRYVHALNFSLYVGGPDVIGAQNLGALCIWGGTLPSERLLYVLKTYQPTIIWTSPSYAWHLGETAMKNGIDPKKDLAIKKIIVAGELGGSIDSTRKAIEDLWGAEVFDFYGLSDIFGACAAMCEAKDGLHIAEDHILVETIDLKTGEILPPGEVGELVYTTLRKHARPLLRFRTGDIGWIDNTPCSCGRTHGRIHINGRKDDMFIVSAVNVFPSDIEAVIRDIKGITGEYLVRIFEKDYTCKYSVEIERNADNAEPDERIEALVSDALKARIGVKPSDVKVHPDGGLNTRSEHKSKRIIDERN, via the coding sequence ATGAGCGAGAAAAAATATTGGGATGAAGCATTGGAAACATTGCCAAGAGCAGAGCTGGAAAAGCGCCAACTAAAAGACTTAAAGGTAATTGTTCAATTTGCGTATGAAAATGCGCCCTATTATAAAAGAAGTTTTGACGAAGCAGGGGTAAAGCCAGAAGATATTCAGACATTGGCAGATATTCAAAAGCTTCCGTTTATAGATAAAACGACACAGCGAGATACCCAAGGGGTTGGTTCCTTTTTGGGTGAGCTTTGCGCTGTACCAGAGGAGGAGGTTATTTTTATTTCCACTTCTTCGGGTTCTACAGGTGTTCCTACTATGAGTCCTTTTACAAAAAAAGATTTTGATGAATTTCAGGATGCGGAAAGCCGTTGGTTCTGGCAAATCGGCATGAGGCCAAAGGATCGCTATGTTCATGCATTGAATTTTTCCCTCTATGTTGGGGGGCCTGATGTCATTGGTGCTCAGAACCTTGGTGCTCTATGTATATGGGGAGGGACGCTGCCCAGCGAACGGTTGTTATATGTTTTGAAAACCTATCAACCTACCATAATATGGACCAGCCCTTCATATGCATGGCATTTGGGGGAAACAGCAATGAAAAACGGTATCGATCCGAAAAAGGATTTGGCAATTAAAAAAATTATCGTAGCAGGAGAGCTAGGTGGTTCCATTGACTCCACAAGAAAAGCAATTGAAGATTTATGGGGTGCAGAGGTTTTTGACTTCTACGGGCTTTCTGATATTTTCGGTGCGTGTGCCGCAATGTGCGAGGCGAAGGATGGCTTACATATCGCTGAGGATCACATTTTGGTGGAAACGATTGACCTGAAAACAGGAGAAATTTTACCTCCCGGAGAAGTGGGTGAGCTGGTGTATACCACTTTGCGTAAACACGCAAGACCTCTTTTGCGTTTTCGCACAGGTGATATTGGTTGGATAGACAATACACCTTGTTCCTGTGGACGTACCCATGGAAGAATTCATATTAATGGCAGAAAGGACGACATGTTTATCGTTTCTGCGGTAAATGTTTTTCCCAGTGACATTGAGGCTGTTATTCGAGATATAAAAGGCATCACAGGGGAGTATCTTGTGCGCATTTTTGAGAAAGACTATACTTGCAAATATTCCGTGGAGATTGAGCGCAATGCTGACAATGCAGAACCCGATGAAAGAATTGAAGCCTTGGTTTCTGATGCACTGAAGGCAAGAATTGGCGTTAAGCCTTCTGACGTTAAGGTTCATCCTGACGGAGGGTTAAATACCCGCTCGGAGCACAAATCAAAGCGTATTATTGATGAACGTAACTAG
- a CDS encoding 2-oxoacid:acceptor oxidoreductase family protein — MMINIRWHGRGGQGAFTAARLLGVAYSSHENQYALAFPSFGPERRGAPIQAFTKLDTKPVVNRSEVNKADYIIFLDDTLFTEGILKELNADGKVLLNTKQSINDPRILTIDADSIAGEILRQPITNTIMLGAFAEVFEGIGLQDIKEAIQLHMPAKLHDRNIRAVQQAAVEIHREVVL, encoded by the coding sequence ATGATGATAAATATTCGATGGCATGGAAGGGGAGGACAGGGTGCGTTTACTGCCGCAAGGCTTTTGGGTGTGGCTTACTCCTCCCATGAAAATCAATATGCCCTGGCATTTCCTTCTTTTGGACCTGAAAGAAGAGGTGCGCCAATACAGGCTTTTACAAAATTAGATACAAAGCCTGTGGTAAACAGAAGTGAGGTTAATAAAGCAGATTATATTATTTTTCTGGATGACACCCTTTTTACCGAGGGCATTCTGAAGGAGCTTAATGCGGATGGAAAAGTATTGCTGAATACAAAGCAAAGCATTAACGACCCACGAATTCTGACAATAGATGCAGACAGCATTGCCGGTGAAATTTTGAGACAGCCGATTACCAATACCATTATGCTAGGTGCCTTTGCTGAAGTGTTTGAGGGGATAGGTCTTCAGGACATCAAAGAGGCAATTCAGCTACATATGCCTGCAAAGTTGCATGATAGAAATATTCGGGCAGTGCAACAGGCGGCGGTAGAAATACATAGGGAGGTGGTTCTATGA
- a CDS encoding thiamine pyrophosphate-dependent enzyme produces MSLTAKTLNEEEFFYGHKACAGCGGSLAVRIALKVLGEGAIAVLPAGCMSAVGFNFPQLCFGNNAMISTFAGTASMLTGVEAGLRAQGITNFHAVGFAGDGGTADIGIQALSGAIDRNDNILYICYDNEAYMNTGIQKSSLTPFGAKTTTTPAGKNIRGNLRPKKNMFEIAAAHGIAYAATASIGFLNDFMNKVEKASKIKGTKYIHVIAPCPTGWGTATDETIDFAKEIVECGLWYLAEYENEEFILNYKPTEFTDVEAYLRNQSRFAQLTDEDIQAVTASRDKKWESILKNYKVN; encoded by the coding sequence ATGAGCTTAACTGCAAAAACGTTAAATGAGGAAGAGTTTTTTTACGGACATAAAGCATGTGCCGGCTGCGGAGGAAGCTTAGCGGTTCGTATTGCGTTAAAGGTTTTGGGAGAGGGCGCCATTGCGGTGCTTCCTGCGGGCTGTATGTCTGCCGTAGGTTTTAATTTTCCCCAACTTTGCTTTGGGAACAACGCAATGATTTCAACCTTCGCAGGAACAGCTTCTATGCTGACGGGGGTTGAGGCAGGCCTGCGTGCGCAAGGAATTACCAATTTTCATGCGGTGGGATTTGCCGGAGACGGCGGCACCGCCGATATCGGAATTCAAGCTCTTTCTGGAGCCATTGATCGCAACGATAATATTTTATATATCTGCTATGACAACGAAGCTTATATGAATACGGGAATACAAAAAAGCTCCTTAACACCCTTTGGCGCAAAAACAACTACTACCCCGGCAGGGAAAAATATTCGGGGGAATCTTCGTCCCAAAAAGAATATGTTTGAAATTGCCGCGGCTCATGGCATTGCTTATGCCGCTACAGCAAGCATTGGTTTTTTGAACGATTTTATGAACAAAGTGGAAAAGGCATCAAAAATCAAAGGTACAAAATACATACATGTCATTGCGCCTTGTCCTACGGGTTGGGGCACTGCTACAGATGAAACCATTGATTTTGCTAAGGAGATTGTGGAGTGCGGATTGTGGTATCTGGCGGAATATGAGAACGAGGAATTTATTTTAAATTATAAACCCACAGAATTTACAGATGTAGAAGCTTATCTTAGAAATCAAAGCCGTTTTGCTCAGCTTACGGATGAAGATATACAAGCAGTAACAGCATCCCGTGATAAAAAATGGGAGTCCATTTTGAAAAATTATAAAGTGAATTAG